Genomic window (Salvelinus namaycush isolate Seneca chromosome 27, SaNama_1.0, whole genome shotgun sequence):
AAGACATGAGAACAGGCGAACATAAACGCTCATCAAAAATGTTTACAAAATATGGAATATCGCACAAAAACATGCATTtgaattaatcaaattaatttgatatcgcccagccctatgtAGACACTGGTTGGGTGTTGGAGATAATGAATGAGGTTTAAAAGTGGCGGAGTTGCACTTTAAGTTTACAATGGTGTGGAATGTCCCTCAGGATGTCACTTTTATGTGCTAGTCAATGCTGGCTGGACAGTACAGCGGGCTACTACTAAGTCCTGTTCTAATTAGATTCAATCAAATTAGAAAATAGGAGAAAGTGCACACAGTGctctaaatgtaaatgttatgtcataatgaGGTATTGTTTTTCTTCCCTTTTCAGAAACTCCTGGAGAGGACCCGTGCTCGCAGGGAGAACCTGCAGAAGAAGATGGCAGAGAGGTCCACTGCTTCCAACAGACAGATGGCCAAGAGAGCTAGGGAGCCTCTGGCTGAGACTTGCAACAGCCTGGTCACAGAGCCTGTCGTCGACAAAGGTAAGGAAGGCCTTCCTACAAAAAGATCATACACTTTTTTTCTCAAAGGGATACAACATAAAATACATCAATTATTATTTGCGAGCACAGTGCTCCCTCTGGTTGCGATAGTGAATATGGTGTAGATTAGTTTTGTTTTATTTGAAACCCCAGATGGTTCCATTAGCCTTCAGGAAGTGGTTGAACTTCCTGACCTGCATGTGCAGAGCTTTCCGTACAGGAAGCTTGACTGTTGAAACTGCTCAGAGAATGATCTGATCAAATCAGAGTGGGATGGGTCTAGTCTTGCAGCTTTCCCTATGCTGTGTACAAAAATAGACAAAATGGTGACTTTTCAGATTGTCTGTATATCAAATACTTATTCATTTTGTGGATTGGAAATCTCCCAGTGTGTAAACTTAACTCGTGGTGTGTTTCTTACTTGTCCCCCCAGCCCCCCAACATTCCACCAAGCCCTCTCCCTCCAAGCGGAGTCGTTCAGGTGAACTTGACAAGCCCACCATTATTGGTGAGGAGAACAGGGAGCCTGCAATGCCTCCTCGCACCCTGACCCCTACTCAGTCAGATCCCCAGACTGACAGGAAGGCCCCAACAGACCCAGCCAGCATCCTCTCTGCCTCTTCTCTAGAGAGGGTGGATGTCTGCCCTGCTCCTCCCATTCCTGAACCAGGGCCCATGGTGGCAACACAGCTTGTCCCAGAGCAGGTCAGGACCAGGGAGGTAGCGCGCCCTGCCCCAAAACCAGAGAAGGTGGCTGTGAGTGCTGCTCCACAGAGGACCAGGGATGTGGAGGTGGTGCCTACTAGCCCAGTTCTTCAGAGGAGCAGAGAAGAGCAGAGGGAGGCTCCCACCTCCTCCACCCCTGCTGCCATGAAGTCTCGCCTGGCCAGACTAGCTGAACAGAGGCAGTACTGGGACTCTGAAGGTAAGGAGCATGGTCTTTTGACTAGCTCGGTCATTTCATTTGTACATGTAGCACCTGCTTAACCATGTATAGAAGACctggatttatttattttttacgcAACTTCTAATATCAGTTTTGAATTATACTACAACAATCATATTAAACACACATTAGTATTTTGGGCTGACAAATTTGAATATCTATGTTTTTCCCCTCCAAGGTACATCTGAGGTTCCAGACATCCCAGCAACTCTGTCTCCAGTGAAGAACCAGACACAGTCGAGGCAGGCTGTAGCCCCAGTCCCCACACCCGTCCATGCTGCTGCGTCCTCAGAGGCCCCTGTAGGCAGGAAGGGTCGGCTGGCCAACCTCGCAGCCACCATTGGGTCCTGGGAGGACGACCTCAGCCACGCGGCCACTCGCAGCAGCAGAGACAATGCACAAGGGAAGCCTGGTAGTGTCAGTACCGCCACCCCTGCTtggaggagagaggctggagcCAAACCCACCTCTGCTGCTGCAGACCGTCCACAAATGAGTCAGTCATCAAACAGAAAGCCTGCTCTGGATTCCAACCAGGTGAGTcaccaatcaatcaaatgtatttataaagccctttttacatcagctgatgtcacaaagtgctatacagaaacccagcctaaaaccccagcaGCAAGCAATGCCGatttagaagcacggtggcttggaaaaactccctagaaaggcaggaaccaagaaaggaaccaggctctgaggggtggccagtcctcttctagctgtgccgggtggagattataacagaacatggccaagatgttcatagatgaccagcagggtcaaataataataatcacagtggttgtagagggtgcaataggtcagcacctcaggagttcatgtcagttggcttttcatagccgatcattcagagtttgAGACAAcgggtgtggtagagagagagagtcgaaatcagcaggtccaggacaaggtagcacgtccggtgaacaggtcagggttccatagccgcaggcagatcAGTGAaaattggagcagcagcacgaccaggtggactgaggacagccaggagtcatcaggccaggtagtcctgaggcatggtcctagggctgagggatataaaaaaaaatctcacaCCGGATAAAATGGGAGGAAtaatccagatataacagactgaccctagcccccagaCGCATAAATACAACAGTTGACTTAGTTACTAGTCATAATGTTCCTAACTGTATATCAATATGTCAATGCATGGGAGAAACTGATTCTATACAGTCATTTTGAATGTGAAAAATAAGAAATTAAGATATGAATTGGTGATACTTTGCAAGAAAGCGGTGTGCAATAACTTATTTTAAATAGTTATGTTTCGACGCACAAGACTTTGAGATTTACTGAACAGTTTGGTTAATAATTTCCCTCTTGCATTTCTTCAGCAGCCTGTCCACTCCCCAGTCAAGTCCACCAGAGCGTTCCCCCCCAGCCCTCAGAAGACTGAAGTACCTGAAGCCAGACCAGCTCTACGGACAGGCAGAGGTCTCCCCTCTCCTGTATCCAGTCCCCAGAGGAGTTACCAGGGGAGAGCCTCAGCCTTCACCCCCAGCCCCCAGAAAGGTGCTCTCTCCTCAGCCTCACCTGTGCCTCAGAGCCCCCTGAAGAACCAGGCCCTGTCCCGAGCCCTGGAGGTCAACGGTAGCCCCGAGAAGCCAGAGCTCCCCACACAGCCCTCCACCATCGGGCCCACTGGACCCTCTGTCCTGCAGACCAGGGAGAGGTTCACCAAGGAGACCACCCCGGCCACTCCCCTGCAGCAGCGAGGCACTGCTGGAGCAACTGGAAATCCAGGTGAGCGAGAATGAGCACTCAACTTAGCTTTGTTGTGTTTCCTACACTAAAGTCAACAGCTTATTAGGATGTTCTGAAATATCAGATGTTTTAATACACAGTCTCTGCTCATTTGACAATTGCTGGTCAAACCATTGCTGGTTTCAAACATGTGTATGTCCACTTCCATTGTCCTCCAAGAGTTACTGAATATTTTCTATTCTATTTCCAGCAGGTGTCAAGTCGTTCATGGAGCGTTTTGGGGAGAGGTGCCAGGAGCGTTCTGGCCTGAGTTCCCCTGCTACCTGCCATGGAGCAGCCACTCATAACCCAAATGTAGTGAACCCGTCTCGGGCAGGCCTGGCTGGTCGTACCCCTGTAGTGAGCCAGTCTGTGACCCCCAACACCAGGCTGGTGCAGGAGAGGCTGAGAGCTGCCCAGGCTGCCAACACTGCCACCGCCCTTGCACAGAAACAGAAACTGGTACGTACAGTTCACTTTATTTACCTAGACCATCTACCTTAATGTCTTTAGTTTTGCCTTTGTACAGCACTTAGGCGTTTCTTTTTGTAATAAATAGcttttttaattattttattaaaagtattacATTTATGACATTTGTTTTGTGACCAGACTGATGGAAAGTAGTCCTTTTCTTGTTCTTTATTGCAGGAGCGTGAGTCGGAATTGGCTCAGATTCGTAACCGTTTCCAGAAAGGGAACAGCATTTGGAAGAACAAGGAGGAGGTGGCAGACACCAAGAAACTCACACAGGCCAAGGTTGGTGGGGAAATATATTTCGGTCCCGCTTGGACAAAACTTCAAATCTGCAGACTGGTGTATGATGGACGACTGCAAAGCAGTTATGAAGGAAATGTTATTGAGCCTGTAATCATTTTTCTCAGGATCTGATTGAGCAGCCTGAGGagagagggcctgttgtctcccAGGCTGATGATGAGCCAACAGCTTCCCCTCTGGATAGCCTGAATGCTGCTCCCAAGAAACCCACCACCCCAACCTCCATCCCTGTGAAGAGAGTAGAATTCTCCGTGGAGAAGCCTTCTGAGGAAGAAACACAGGAGGAGGAATCAGGTACTGTATTTACTGAGTACACTACTTGATCATACTAACTTGGCTTTCTTAAGATTACACTAATCATAGAGGTCTTCGGATGCTTTAATCAGATGCAAATTTCTGAATTTTTGTCTTAAGTTTTCAGTCATTAACAAACTTAATCAGAGCAGTCCCCCTTATAATTTAAGTGATGGCGTCACTGTAACATTCCACTCACTATTGTCTCACTGCAGACGAAGAAGAGAGTCATGAGATGGAGATGAACGTGGACCAGTCCAACAACTCTGAGATCAACAACTTTGACGGGTTCCAGGACCAGAGTGAGGAGCTGAGTGGTGAGgagggtgaaggagaagaggaggaagataaACTGAACATCTCCTCGATGTCCATCCTGGCCCCCTTCTCTGAGTCTGTGGCTGCTGTGATCAAGAGCCCAGTAAGGAAGATGATGGTGAGTTACAGTACAAAGCTGGAAACAATGGGGGGAAAAATGCTAAGCATACAAAGCATAATAATCTTTCAGCTATTTAATGTATTGGACTGCTTTTGAATGGAAGCTTGTCATATTTTTTTTGTGCCCATGGACTAATGTCATGGCTAGTAATGACATTTTTGGGCCAACCTAATACATCTTTATGTATATCCCTGCCCAGACGTCGACCCCAGCCAGTTCATTCAACGCTAAGAGCCAGACTCCTGACATTGTTTCCAGACCCAGTAAGTTCCAAAGGGCTCGCTTGCTCCGGGCTGGATCATCAGACAGCCTAGAGACAGACGAACATGAGGACCACAACCTGCCCTACAGGTAACCAACCACTCAACGCCACATATCCTAACTGGTGCCTTACTGAATTGATGGTATCTAATGTAACTGGCTGAGGTTCAACCCTTCAAATGATACGTCaacaacatttttatttgtcattttAGTTTCGCTGAGTTCAAGATACGACCCCTAACTATTTTCTCTTAGGTCATTCAGACTCTTGTATCCAATTAACTCTGTTGATACTTGTTCACCCTCTACATGTGTTTTCCTTTCTCTTCTAGTATTGATGCGTACAGGTCGACCAGGATCAAGGAGAGTACCGAGAGGCCCTGTGTGAAGCAGGTCATCGTGAAGAAGGAGGACGTGTCTCGGAGAGCAGCAGAGGAGCCCAGGAGCCAAGGACACACCAGCATCAAACAGAAGATGAAGGTAAAGGCACGACAGACCGGTAGGATTGTTGAGCGTCTGCCGGCCGAGAGTACTTAACACCTCTGAACAGAGCGCCGCTGTAATTTGCAAACTGATTCCACATGTAGAAAACGGACGGAAATTACGTACGTCAATCGCCAATGGTGGGTGGTCCTTATAACACAGTAAAGTTAATCGTCGTCAGTaaagttaatgatggtgttggagtcgtgcttggccacgcagtcatggttgaacagggagtacaggaggggactaagcacacacccctagagggcccctgtgttgaggatcagcgtggcagatgttgtTGCTTagacttaccacctgggggcggcccatcaggaagtccaggatccagttgcagagggaggtgtttagtcctagggtccttagcttaggaATGAGCTtaaagggcactatggtgttgaacgctcaGCTGATgctaatgaacagcattctctcaTACAGTTGGTCATaacaactcgtttttcaaccactccacaaatttcctgttagcaaacaatagttttggcaagttggttaggtcatctactttgtgcataacacaagtaatttttccaacaattgtttaccgacagattatttcactatcacaattccagtgggtcagaggtttaaatacactaagttgactgtgcctttaaacagcttggaaaattccagaaaatgtcatggctttagaagcttctgataggctaattgacatcatttgagtcaattggaggtgtacctgtggatgtatttcaaggcctaccgtcaaactcagtggctctttgcttgacatcatgggaaaatcaaaagaagtcagccaagacctctgtgaaaaaaattgtagacctccacaagtctggtttatccttaggagcaatttccaaatgcctgaaggtaccacgctcatctgtacaaataatagtacgcaagtataaacaccattggaccacgcagccgtcataccgctcaggaaggagacgtgttctgtctcctagagatgaacgtacttaggtgtgaaaagtgcaaatcaatcccagaacaatagcaaaggaccttgtgaagatgctggaggaaacgggtacaaaagtatctatatccatagtaaaacgagtcctatatcgacataacctgaaaggccgctcagcaaggaagaagccactgctccaaaaccaccataaaaaagccagactgtttgcaactgcacatggggacaaagattgtactttttggagaaatgtcctctggtctgatgaaacaaaaatagaactgtttggccacaatggccatctttatgtttggaggaaaaagggggaggcttgcaagctgaagaacaccatcccaaccgtgaagcatgggggtggcagcatcatgttgtgagggtgctttgctgcaggaggggcaaagttaaacaatttaaaggcaaatctaccaaatattaattgagtatgtaaacttctgacccactgggaatgtgattaaagctgaaataaatcattctctactattattctgacatttcacattcttaaaataaagtggtgatcctaactgacgtaagtcggggcatttttactaggattaaatgtccgaaattgtgaaaaactgagtttaactgtttggctacggtgtatttaaacatctgacttcaactgtaggtgttctttttgtcaagatgggaaagggcagtgtggagtgcaatagagattgcatcatctgttggggcggtatgcaaattgcattttggtctagggtttctgggatgatgtgagccatgaccagactttcaaagtactgcatggctacagacgtgagtgctactggtcggttgtcatttaggcaggttacctttgtgttcttgggcacagggactatggtggtctgcttgaaacatgtaggtattacagactctgccAGGgacagattgaaaatgtcagtgaagacacttgccagtcgGTCAGCGCGtactcggagtacacgtcctggtaatccttctggccctgcggccttgtgaatgttgacctgtttaaaggtcttactcacatcggctaccatGAGCGTGATCACTTCAGAGTGAATTTCAGAGGTGGCCCTGTCCTACTGTTGGGAATAGTAAGAGATGTAGTAGTAGAGTATAAAATGTCACTCTGTACAAAAACCAGACTTCATAGATTCAAGGTGAAAGTGCTCTGAGTGCAAAATATGTTACTTCTTATAAGTACATCCCTTGGGATCTATTCCCCCTCATTCCATGTAGGTTCTTCTGACCACTGATGATGATTTCCTCGTtccatgtgaccaataagatgTCATCTTTCTGATTACTTGTAGGTTCTGACCTATGAGATGAACCTGCAGCAGACTGTGATCAGCCAGGCTAGCCAGGCCCTGAACTGCTGTACTGATGAAGAGCATGGGAAAGGCTCGCAGGTGGAGGCAGAGGCTGAGAGGCTGCTGCTCATAGCCAGTGAGATCCCCTTCCACCCCAGTGCACACACTGATAGCCAATCCCAATTTGCTCCATACCCCTTGGGGATGGGCTTTTATATCTTACGACTATCGACATGCATTTCACACAAACATTGCATTCTGTTTTCTTCAGTCTTTCTTACGTTTTTTCTTGTCACCCTCCAGCGGAGAAGCGGGGGGCACTGAAGGCAGAGTTGGACCGTCTGAAGGGAGAGGGTCCTAGCGGTCATAGGAGGGGGCAGGGTGGGGACATGGGGGT
Coding sequences:
- the LOC120022561 gene encoding anillin-like isoform X3 is translated as MDPFTEKLLERTRARRENLQKKMAERSTASNRQMAKRAREPLAETCNSLVTEPVVDKAPQHSTKPSPSKRSRSGELDKPTIIGEENREPAMPPRTLTPTQSDPQTDRKAPTDPASILSASSLERVDVCPAPPIPEPGPMVATQLVPEQVRTREVARPAPKPEKVAVSAAPQRTRDVEVVPTSPVLQRSREEQREAPTSSTPAAMKSRLARLAEQRQYWDSEGTSEVPDIPATLSPVKNQTQSRQAVAPVPTPVHAAASSEAPVGRKGRLANLAATIGSWEDDLSHAATRSSRDNAQGKPGSVSTATPAWRREAGAKPTSAAADRPQMSQSSNRKPALDSNQQPVHSPVKSTRAFPPSPQKTEVPEARPALRTGRGLPSPVSSPQRSYQGRASAFTPSPQKGALSSASPVPQSPLKNQALSRALEVNGSPEKPELPTQPSTIGPTGPSVLQTRERFTKETTPATPLQQRGTAGATGNPAGVKSFMERFGERCQERSGLSSPATCHGAATHNPNVVNPSRAGLAGRTPVVSQSVTPNTRLVQERLRAAQAANTATALAQKQKLERESELAQIRNRFQKGNSIWKNKEEVADTKKLTQAKDLIEQPEERGPVVSQADDEPTASPLDSLNAAPKKPTTPTSIPVKRVEFSVEKPSEEETQEEESDEEESHEMEMNVDQSNNSEINNFDGFQDQSEELSGEEGEGEEEEDKLNISSMSILAPFSESVAAVIKSPVRKMMTSTPASSFNAKSQTPDIVSRPSKFQRARLLRAGSSDSLETDEHEDHNLPYSIDAYRSTRIKESTERPCVKQVIVKKEDVSRRAAEEPRSQGHTSIKQKMKVLTYEMNLQQTVISQASQALNCCTDEEHGKGSQVEAEAERLLLIATEKRGALKAELDRLKGEGPSGHRRGQGGDMGVSASKGSISLLELRLPLKADFVCSAANKPEWSSHYFFIMIRAGAENTVATPLASTSSAISGDAITFSTKFTMPDVSNDFAIDIEVYCLVQKRELNPDKRKKPSKSKKSSLTPVVASPGGPNTVRTSNFVLVGSHKLTLASIGKNKFLLEKVPFLCPMEGHIYLKMQYEVGSLVEERGFLTMFEDVSGFGAWHRRWCVLSGYCISYWTYPDDEKRKNPMGRINLANCTSRKVEPANREFCARPNTFELITVRPQRENDRETLVSQCENTMCVTKNWLCADTKDERNLWMQKLNQILVDLRMWQPDSCHRPV
- the LOC120022561 gene encoding anillin-like isoform X1 translates to MDPFTEKLLERTRARRENLQKKMAERSTASNRQMAKRAREPLAETCNSLVTEPVVDKAPQHSTKPSPSKRSRSGELDKPTIIGEENREPAMPPRTLTPTQSDPQTDRKAPTDPASILSASSLERVDVCPAPPIPEPGPMVATQLVPEQVRTREVARPAPKPEKVAVSAAPQRTRDVEVVPTSPVLQRSREEQREAPTSSTPAAMKSRLARLAEQRQYWDSEGTSEVPDIPATLSPVKNQTQSRQAVAPVPTPVHAAASSEAPVGRKGRLANLAATIGSWEDDLSHAATRSSRDNAQGKPGSVSTATPAWRREAGAKPTSAAADRPQMSQSSNRKPALDSNQQPVHSPVKSTRAFPPSPQKTEVPEARPALRTGRGLPSPVSSPQRSYQGRASAFTPSPQKGALSSASPVPQSPLKNQALSRALEVNGSPEKPELPTQPSTIGPTGPSVLQTRERFTKETTPATPLQQRGTAGATGNPAGVKSFMERFGERCQERSGLSSPATCHGAATHNPNVVNPSRAGLAGRTPVVSQSVTPNTRLVQERLRAAQAANTATALAQKQKLERESELAQIRNRFQKGNSIWKNKEEVADTKKLTQAKDLIEQPEERGPVVSQADDEPTASPLDSLNAAPKKPTTPTSIPVKRVEFSVEKPSEEETQEEESDEEESHEMEMNVDQSNNSEINNFDGFQDQSEELSGEEGEGEEEEDKLNISSMSILAPFSESVAAVIKSPVRKMMTSTPASSFNAKSQTPDIVSRPSKFQRARLLRAGSSDSLETDEHEDHNLPYSIDAYRSTRIKESTERPCVKQVIVKKEDVSRRAAEEPRSQGHTSIKQKMKVLTYEMNLQQTVISQASQALNCCTDEEHGKGSQVEAEAERLLLIATEKRGALKAELDRLKGEGPSGHRRGQGGDMGVSASKGSISLLELRLPLKADFVCSAANKPEWSSHYFFIMIRAGAENTVATPLASTSSAISGDAITFSTKFTMPDVSNDFAIDIEVYCLVQKRELNPDKRKKPSKSKAITPKRFLSKSSLTPVVASPGGPNTVRTSNFVLVGSHKLTLASIGKNKFLLEKVPFLCPMEGHIYLKMQYEVGSLVEERGFLTMFEDVSGFGAWHRRWCVLSGYCISYWTYPDDEKRKNPMGRINLANCTSRKVEPANREFCARPNTFELITVRPQRENDRETLVSQCENTMCVTKNWLCADTKDERNLWMQKLNQILVDLRMWQPDSCHRPV
- the LOC120022561 gene encoding anillin-like isoform X2, translating into MDPFTEKLLERTRARRENLQKKMAERSTASNRQMAKRAREPLAETCNSLVTEPVVDKAPQHSTKPSPSKRSRSGELDKPTIIGEENREPAMPPRTLTPTQSDPQTDRKAPTDPASILSASSLERVDVCPAPPIPEPGPMVATQLVPEQVRTREVARPAPKPEKVAVSAAPQRTRDVEVVPTSPVLQRSREEQREAPTSSTPAAMKSRLARLAEQRQYWDSEGTSEVPDIPATLSPVKNQTQSRQAVAPVPTPVHAAASSEAPVGRKGRLANLAATIGSWEDDLSHAATRSSRDNAQGKPGSVSTATPAWRREAGAKPTSAAADRPQMSQSSNRKPALDSNQPVHSPVKSTRAFPPSPQKTEVPEARPALRTGRGLPSPVSSPQRSYQGRASAFTPSPQKGALSSASPVPQSPLKNQALSRALEVNGSPEKPELPTQPSTIGPTGPSVLQTRERFTKETTPATPLQQRGTAGATGNPAGVKSFMERFGERCQERSGLSSPATCHGAATHNPNVVNPSRAGLAGRTPVVSQSVTPNTRLVQERLRAAQAANTATALAQKQKLERESELAQIRNRFQKGNSIWKNKEEVADTKKLTQAKDLIEQPEERGPVVSQADDEPTASPLDSLNAAPKKPTTPTSIPVKRVEFSVEKPSEEETQEEESDEEESHEMEMNVDQSNNSEINNFDGFQDQSEELSGEEGEGEEEEDKLNISSMSILAPFSESVAAVIKSPVRKMMTSTPASSFNAKSQTPDIVSRPSKFQRARLLRAGSSDSLETDEHEDHNLPYSIDAYRSTRIKESTERPCVKQVIVKKEDVSRRAAEEPRSQGHTSIKQKMKVLTYEMNLQQTVISQASQALNCCTDEEHGKGSQVEAEAERLLLIATEKRGALKAELDRLKGEGPSGHRRGQGGDMGVSASKGSISLLELRLPLKADFVCSAANKPEWSSHYFFIMIRAGAENTVATPLASTSSAISGDAITFSTKFTMPDVSNDFAIDIEVYCLVQKRELNPDKRKKPSKSKAITPKRFLSKSSLTPVVASPGGPNTVRTSNFVLVGSHKLTLASIGKNKFLLEKVPFLCPMEGHIYLKMQYEVGSLVEERGFLTMFEDVSGFGAWHRRWCVLSGYCISYWTYPDDEKRKNPMGRINLANCTSRKVEPANREFCARPNTFELITVRPQRENDRETLVSQCENTMCVTKNWLCADTKDERNLWMQKLNQILVDLRMWQPDSCHRPV